Proteins from a genomic interval of Desulfomicrobium macestii:
- a CDS encoding amidohydrolase family protein translates to MNEAFRAARILTMNPDCPEISDGGILVRGGRILAVGAWREVAGDGVPRDLGAVTLVPGLINAHAHLELSHLAGRVPAGLGFAGWADALFAAMRESRVTESALKRAVNEARASGTCHVADVVGREFDMVRRVLDRQSLGGFLFKEFSGRDREFSPKALPGDWSPGVHSLYSTDQGLARSIKQWCVSRALPFCLHLAEAPGENELFRSGSGELADFLRARRILPRGFAAPGLSSVGFARALDLLDERTLAVHCVQLDESDVQILAASGAGVCLCPRSNRWIGVGDAPVAALHAAKVPLCLGTDSLASVPDLDLWQELRAVRALLPASVSLSDLLALATRNPARLLGIDADLGSLEVGKRAAWAVLPEDMS, encoded by the coding sequence ATGAACGAAGCTTTCCGGGCTGCGCGCATCCTGACCATGAATCCGGACTGTCCCGAGATTTCGGATGGAGGGATCCTGGTCCGGGGAGGGCGCATCCTGGCGGTGGGAGCTTGGCGCGAGGTGGCAGGGGATGGCGTTCCCCGCGATTTGGGGGCTGTGACGCTGGTGCCCGGGCTCATCAATGCCCATGCGCATCTGGAATTGTCGCATCTGGCAGGGCGTGTGCCTGCCGGTCTGGGCTTTGCGGGTTGGGCGGACGCTCTTTTTGCCGCCATGCGCGAAAGCAGGGTGACGGAATCTGCCTTAAAGAGGGCCGTGAACGAGGCACGGGCCAGCGGGACCTGCCATGTGGCCGATGTGGTCGGCCGCGAGTTCGATATGGTACGGCGCGTTCTGGACAGGCAGAGCCTCGGCGGCTTTCTGTTCAAAGAATTTTCGGGCCGCGATCGGGAGTTCAGCCCCAAGGCCCTGCCAGGGGACTGGAGTCCTGGAGTGCATTCGTTGTATTCCACGGATCAGGGGCTGGCCCGGAGCATCAAGCAGTGGTGCGTGTCTCGCGCTCTTCCTTTCTGCCTGCACCTGGCAGAAGCGCCCGGCGAGAACGAACTTTTCAGAAGCGGCAGCGGCGAGCTTGCCGATTTCCTGCGTGCCCGCCGCATCCTGCCCCGGGGTTTTGCCGCCCCTGGCCTGAGCTCCGTCGGGTTTGCACGCGCCCTGGACCTGCTGGATGAGCGCACCTTGGCCGTGCATTGCGTTCAGTTGGACGAAAGCGATGTTCAGATCCTGGCTGCAAGCGGGGCCGGCGTCTGTCTGTGTCCGCGCAGCAACAGATGGATAGGGGTAGGAGACGCGCCGGTGGCCGCGCTGCATGCAGCGAAAGTCCCTTTGTGCCTGGGCACCGATTCCCTGGCGTCGGTCCCTGATCTTGACCTGTGGCAGGAACTGCGTGCAGTGCGGGCGCTTCTGCCTGCGTCGGTGTCTCTGTCCGATCTCCTGGCACTGGCGACCCGCAATCCGGCCCGGTTGCTTGGAATTGACGCTGACCTCGGAAGTCTGGAAGTCGGGAAACGCGCAGCCTGGGCGGTTCTGCCGGAAGACATGAGCTGA
- a CDS encoding ABC transporter substrate-binding protein has protein sequence MKKFFLTGALVLAMACPGFAKTYNVSVSQFVEHPSLDAVLKGFQDSLKAQGVDANYSVHNAQANMATANQIAAQIAGEKPDLVLAIATPSAQACALATKKSPILAGSPLLFTAITDPVGAGLVDDLEKPGKNITGVSDMLPVDQHMAMLRRFYPNLKTLGMIYNAGEANSKTTVAMVKAEGVKAGFEVVEAPVAKTSDVYQAAKALVGKVDAVYLPTDNTVISSLESVIKVCEQEKLPLFSADVDSVKRGTVAALAFDYYQHGYQTGLMAKRILVDGSFPSETPVETQQELILHLNLGAAKKIGVAVPKEVKETADKIYE, from the coding sequence ATGAAGAAGTTTTTTTTGACTGGGGCGCTTGTCCTGGCCATGGCCTGTCCCGGTTTCGCCAAGACCTACAACGTTTCCGTGAGCCAGTTTGTCGAGCACCCGTCGCTGGATGCGGTGCTGAAGGGTTTTCAGGACAGCCTCAAGGCGCAGGGAGTGGACGCGAACTACTCCGTGCACAATGCCCAGGCCAACATGGCCACGGCCAACCAGATTGCGGCCCAGATAGCCGGTGAAAAGCCCGATCTGGTGTTGGCCATTGCCACGCCGTCGGCTCAGGCTTGTGCCCTGGCCACCAAGAAGTCACCGATCCTGGCCGGGAGTCCGCTTCTGTTCACGGCCATCACGGATCCCGTGGGCGCGGGGCTGGTCGATGATCTGGAAAAACCCGGCAAGAACATCACCGGCGTTTCCGACATGCTGCCCGTCGATCAGCATATGGCCATGCTGCGCCGCTTTTACCCGAATCTCAAGACGCTGGGCATGATCTACAACGCGGGCGAGGCCAATTCCAAAACCACTGTGGCCATGGTCAAGGCCGAAGGGGTCAAGGCTGGTTTTGAGGTGGTGGAGGCGCCCGTGGCCAAGACCAGCGACGTCTATCAGGCGGCCAAGGCTCTCGTGGGCAAGGTTGACGCGGTCTATCTGCCGACGGACAATACGGTCATCTCCTCTCTGGAATCCGTGATCAAGGTTTGCGAGCAGGAAAAGCTGCCCCTGTTTTCCGCCGATGTGGATTCGGTGAAACGAGGTACCGTGGCCGCGCTGGCGTTCGATTACTATCAGCATGGATATCAGACAGGGCTCATGGCCAAACGCATTCTGGTCGATGGCTCGTTCCCTTCGGAAACTCCCGTTGAAACCCAGCAGGAGCTGATACTGCACCTCAATCTCGGGGCCGCGAAGAAGATCGGTGTGGCCGTGCCCAAAGAAGTCAAAGAGACCGCTGACAAGATTTATGAATAG
- the argF gene encoding ornithine carbamoyltransferase, with protein MMKHFLSINSLMATEAMDLVLRAKEMKDGDYRSDLLAGKTLAMIFEKASTRTRVSFEVGIRHLGGDTIFMTPADSQLGRSEPLNDTARVLSRYVQGMVVRTFAQKNVEELARHGSIPVVNALTDMFHPCQIMSDMLTIYERTTNLKDLVISWIGDGNNMANSWINASVYFGFQLNIACPEGYTPNTAVLERALKMGAKVYVTDDPKAAIAGSHFVNTDVWASMGQEAEQKKREKAFAGYQLDEELLALADPNAKVLHCLPAHRGEEISESVFEGPQSIVFDQAENRLHMQKAILEWIYS; from the coding sequence ATCATGAAGCATTTTTTATCGATTAATAGTCTGATGGCCACCGAGGCCATGGATCTGGTGCTGCGGGCCAAGGAAATGAAGGACGGGGATTACCGTTCCGACCTGCTCGCGGGAAAGACTCTGGCCATGATTTTCGAGAAGGCCTCCACCCGTACGCGCGTATCTTTCGAGGTCGGCATCCGTCATCTGGGCGGCGATACGATCTTCATGACCCCCGCCGATTCCCAGCTGGGCCGCAGCGAACCCTTGAACGACACGGCCCGCGTGCTCTCCCGCTACGTGCAGGGCATGGTCGTGCGCACCTTTGCCCAGAAAAACGTCGAGGAGCTGGCCCGCCATGGTAGCATCCCCGTGGTCAACGCTTTGACGGACATGTTTCATCCCTGTCAGATCATGAGCGACATGCTCACCATTTACGAGCGGACCACGAACCTCAAGGACCTGGTCATCTCCTGGATCGGCGACGGAAACAACATGGCCAATTCCTGGATCAACGCCAGCGTATATTTCGGATTCCAGCTCAATATCGCCTGTCCCGAGGGATACACCCCGAACACGGCGGTGCTGGAACGAGCACTGAAAATGGGCGCCAAGGTCTACGTCACCGATGATCCGAAGGCGGCCATCGCCGGATCCCATTTCGTCAATACCGACGTGTGGGCCTCCATGGGGCAGGAAGCGGAGCAGAAGAAGCGCGAAAAAGCCTTTGCCGGATACCAGCTCGACGAAGAACTGCTCGCCCTGGCCGATCCGAATGCCAAGGTGCTGCACTGCCTGCCCGCCCACCGTGGCGAGGAGATCAGCGAGTCGGTCTTCGAAGGGCCTCAGTCCATCGTTTTTGATCAGGCCGAAAACCGTCTGCACATGCAGAAGGCCATCCTGGAATGGATATACAGCTAA
- a CDS encoding methyl-accepting chemotaxis protein — translation MDIFRRSLAAKMLGITALVLLVFFGVLFWTTFFMQRSSTLHEVEITAERTAEMLSLAIREPMALGDNAGTTQKFDEVGERYDDIDIHLTNFKGNITYSTSDQFLRGEIADVVKAPELPDMLKERLKTDGMSQVITEIDGVSSYLEVKTIPNEPACHHCHGGNQPVLGVLVMRQDISRQMDTLMDGQIKAGAIMATGMIVLMGCLAFFMRLAIFKPVHAVALATERISKGDLTVRVETNSRDQIGQLAQSVNTMTENMGVMMQEIITGVGTLADASGQLTSVSETVAEVARDNQSRSNSVAAAAEEMSQNMRSVAAATEQATVNISTVAAASEEMSATIDEISRSTGRAREITAQAVSAAQATSTDVDRLGAVASEISSVTQTITAISSQTNLLALNATIEAARAGEAGRGFAVVANEIKELANQTAEATDEIRNKISGIQCATDQTILRIGEITRVITDIDSIVATIAAAVEEQSTTTRDIAQNIGQASQGLDEVNHNVTQTSGVAGEITVQIAEVSNSASNMSRNGETVRQHAEELRALSEQLKGLVQMFRIS, via the coding sequence ATGGACATTTTCCGAAGATCTCTTGCCGCCAAGATGCTTGGGATCACGGCTTTGGTGTTGCTGGTATTTTTTGGGGTCCTTTTCTGGACGACTTTTTTCATGCAGCGGTCGAGCACTCTCCACGAGGTCGAGATCACCGCTGAACGCACCGCTGAAATGCTTTCCCTGGCCATCCGCGAGCCCATGGCTCTGGGCGACAATGCCGGGACGACGCAAAAATTCGATGAAGTGGGCGAGCGTTACGACGATATCGACATTCATCTTACCAACTTCAAAGGCAACATCACCTACTCCACTTCGGACCAGTTTCTGCGCGGCGAAATTGCCGACGTCGTAAAGGCTCCGGAACTGCCCGACATGCTCAAAGAGCGTCTGAAAACAGACGGAATGAGTCAGGTCATCACGGAAATCGACGGTGTATCCTCCTATTTGGAGGTGAAGACCATCCCGAACGAGCCTGCCTGCCATCATTGTCATGGCGGAAATCAGCCGGTGCTCGGAGTGCTGGTCATGCGGCAGGATATTTCCAGGCAGATGGACACGCTCATGGACGGTCAGATCAAGGCCGGGGCGATAATGGCCACGGGCATGATCGTGCTGATGGGCTGTCTGGCGTTTTTCATGCGCCTCGCGATTTTCAAGCCTGTTCATGCGGTGGCGCTGGCCACGGAGAGGATCAGCAAAGGCGACCTGACTGTCCGGGTGGAGACCAACAGCCGGGATCAGATCGGTCAGTTGGCGCAGAGCGTGAACACCATGACGGAAAACATGGGCGTCATGATGCAGGAGATAATCACCGGAGTCGGCACCTTGGCCGATGCCTCCGGACAGCTTACCTCGGTGTCGGAGACCGTGGCCGAAGTGGCCAGGGACAATCAGTCCCGGTCCAACAGCGTGGCCGCCGCAGCCGAGGAGATGAGTCAGAACATGCGCTCGGTGGCGGCCGCCACCGAGCAGGCCACGGTCAACATCTCGACTGTGGCCGCCGCTTCCGAGGAAATGAGCGCGACCATCGACGAGATCTCCAGAAGTACGGGGCGGGCCAGGGAAATTACCGCCCAGGCCGTGAGCGCGGCGCAGGCCACATCCACCGATGTGGACCGCCTTGGAGCCGTGGCCAGTGAAATCAGTTCCGTGACGCAGACCATCACGGCCATCTCTTCTCAGACCAACCTGCTGGCGCTCAATGCCACCATCGAGGCCGCCAGGGCCGGCGAGGCCGGGCGTGGGTTCGCGGTCGTGGCCAATGAGATCAAGGAGCTTGCCAACCAGACGGCCGAAGCCACGGATGAAATCCGCAACAAGATCAGTGGAATCCAGTGTGCCACGGACCAAACCATCCTGCGCATAGGCGAGATCACCCGGGTAATCACGGATATCGATTCCATCGTTGCCACCATCGCCGCCGCCGTGGAAGAACAGTCCACGACTACTCGTGACATAGCGCAGAATATCGGCCAGGCCTCGCAAGGTCTGGACGAAGTCAATCACAACGTGACCCAGACCTCGGGAGTTGCCGGGGAGATTACAGTGCAGATCGCGGAAGTCAGCAATTCGGCGTCAAACATGAGTCGCAACGGCGAAACGGTTCGGCAGCATGCGGAGGAGTTGCGCGCCCTCTCGGAACAGCTTAAAGGGCTCGTGCAGATGTTTCGCATCAGCTAG
- the argH gene encoding argininosuccinate lyase, translating to MTSTQKEKKLWGGRFSGDTAPLVERYTCSVDFDSRLHAQDIDGSKAHSSMLAQQGIISQAECDAIHQGLEQIRGEIADGTFVWRQDLEDVHMNIEQRLTEIVGTPGQKLHTGRSRNDQVALDFRLFVAACLDEWAANLCDLIGVLTERAGEHQDALLPGCTHFQPAQPVSLAQHLLAYAQMFCRDHDRVRDALARTRISPLGAAALAGTTHPLDPGQVASTLGLAGTFANSMDAVSDRDFVLEATFCGSLIMMHLSRLCEEIVIWANPQFGFVRLPDAYSTGSSIMPQKKNPDVAELMRGKTGRVYGDLMALLTLMKGLPMAYNRDMQEDKEPFLDTHDTVAPSLAIMAGMLSELGFNRERMQRALKAGFLNATELADYLAAKGVPFRQAHHITGAAVAFAEEQGIGLEDLDIAQLQRFSPDIDEDVFAVLDYGNAVARRHVPGGTGPGSVRNQIDNLSSWLDSASRK from the coding sequence ATGACTTCGACGCAGAAGGAAAAGAAATTGTGGGGCGGCCGCTTTTCCGGCGACACCGCCCCCCTGGTCGAGCGTTACACCTGTTCCGTGGATTTTGATTCACGCCTGCATGCCCAGGATATCGACGGCTCCAAGGCACATTCTTCCATGCTGGCCCAGCAGGGCATCATCAGCCAGGCCGAATGCGACGCCATCCACCAGGGCCTGGAGCAGATCCGGGGCGAGATCGCGGACGGGACCTTTGTCTGGCGGCAAGACCTCGAAGATGTGCACATGAACATCGAGCAGCGCCTGACAGAGATCGTCGGTACTCCGGGCCAGAAGCTGCACACGGGGCGTTCGCGCAACGATCAGGTGGCTCTTGATTTCCGGCTTTTTGTCGCCGCGTGTCTTGACGAATGGGCCGCGAACCTGTGCGATCTGATCGGGGTGCTGACCGAGCGGGCCGGGGAGCATCAGGATGCGCTTCTGCCGGGGTGCACCCATTTCCAGCCCGCCCAGCCCGTCAGTCTGGCCCAGCATCTTCTGGCCTACGCCCAGATGTTTTGCCGCGACCACGACCGGGTTCGCGATGCCCTGGCCCGGACCAGGATTTCGCCTCTGGGCGCCGCGGCCCTGGCCGGAACGACCCATCCCCTTGATCCGGGGCAGGTCGCCTCGACCCTGGGTCTTGCCGGGACGTTCGCCAACAGCATGGACGCCGTCTCGGACCGTGACTTCGTGCTCGAAGCCACGTTCTGCGGCAGCCTGATCATGATGCACCTCTCGCGTCTGTGCGAGGAGATCGTCATTTGGGCCAACCCCCAGTTCGGATTTGTGCGCCTGCCGGACGCCTATTCCACGGGTTCGTCCATCATGCCCCAGAAGAAGAATCCTGACGTGGCCGAGCTCATGCGGGGCAAGACTGGCCGGGTCTATGGCGATCTCATGGCGCTCTTGACCCTCATGAAGGGCCTGCCCATGGCCTACAACCGGGACATGCAGGAAGACAAAGAGCCTTTTCTGGACACGCACGACACGGTTGCGCCGTCCCTTGCCATCATGGCCGGGATGCTCTCGGAGCTTGGTTTCAACCGCGAACGCATGCAGCGGGCCCTGAAGGCCGGATTTTTGAACGCCACGGAGCTTGCCGATTATCTGGCGGCCAAGGGCGTGCCTTTTCGGCAGGCGCACCATATCACGGGCGCGGCCGTGGCCTTTGCGGAGGAGCAGGGGATAGGGCTTGAGGATCTGGATATTGCCCAGTTGCAGCGCTTTTCCCCGGATATCGATGAAGATGTCTTCGCGGTCCTTGATTACGGGAATGCCGTGGCCAGAAGACATGTTCCTGGCGGAACGGGTCCTGGGTCCGTAAGAAATCAGATCGACAACTTGTCGTCCTGGCTGGATTCGGCTTCCCGGAAGTGA
- a CDS encoding argininosuccinate synthase translates to MSKIEKVVLAYSGGLDTSAILKWIKKTYECEVITMTADLGQGEELDGLEDKALSTGATKAYVVDLQEEFVADYVFPMFRANAVYEGGYLLGTSIARPLIAKRMVEIALAEGAQAVAHGATGKGNDQVRFELSTLALAPQLKTIAPWREWDLNSRTDLLAFCEENGISVPVTREKPYSCDRNLLHLSFEGGELEDPWSEPGPGTYQMSVNPEDAPDTPEVITLDFEQGNPVALDGQALTPAKMLAALNELGGRHGIGRLDMVENRFVGMKSRGVYETPGGAILQRAHRDLEGVCMDRELLHLRDTLIPRYAEMVYNGYWFAPEREALQAFMDKAQETVTGTVRLKLYKGGVYPLGRKSPYSLYNPELATFEKDEVYNQADAAGFIKLHGLRLQARQPFLNKIKG, encoded by the coding sequence ATGAGCAAGATAGAAAAAGTCGTATTGGCGTACTCGGGCGGCCTCGATACCTCGGCCATCCTGAAATGGATCAAGAAAACCTACGAATGCGAAGTCATCACCATGACCGCGGATCTGGGTCAGGGCGAGGAGCTGGACGGCCTGGAGGACAAGGCTCTTTCCACCGGCGCGACCAAGGCCTATGTCGTGGATCTGCAGGAAGAGTTCGTGGCCGATTATGTTTTCCCCATGTTTCGGGCCAACGCGGTCTATGAGGGCGGATACCTGCTCGGCACATCCATTGCCCGTCCGCTCATCGCCAAGCGCATGGTCGAGATCGCCCTGGCCGAAGGCGCCCAGGCCGTGGCCCATGGCGCCACGGGCAAGGGCAACGACCAGGTCCGCTTTGAACTTTCGACCCTGGCCTTGGCCCCGCAGCTCAAAACCATCGCGCCCTGGCGTGAATGGGACCTCAACTCGCGCACCGACCTGCTCGCCTTCTGCGAGGAGAACGGCATCTCCGTGCCCGTGACCCGGGAAAAACCCTACTCCTGCGACCGCAACCTGCTGCATCTGAGCTTCGAGGGCGGAGAGCTGGAAGATCCGTGGTCCGAGCCCGGCCCCGGCACCTACCAGATGAGCGTCAATCCCGAGGACGCGCCGGATACGCCGGAAGTCATCACGCTGGACTTCGAGCAGGGCAATCCCGTGGCCTTGGACGGTCAGGCCCTGACCCCCGCGAAAATGCTCGCGGCCTTGAACGAGCTGGGTGGTCGCCACGGCATCGGCCGTCTGGACATGGTCGAGAACCGCTTCGTGGGCATGAAGTCGCGCGGCGTTTACGAGACTCCTGGCGGAGCCATCCTGCAGCGCGCCCACCGTGATCTTGAAGGGGTGTGCATGGATCGTGAGCTTTTGCATCTGCGGGACACGCTCATTCCGCGCTACGCCGAGATGGTCTATAACGGCTACTGGTTCGCGCCCGAACGCGAGGCGCTTCAGGCCTTCATGGACAAGGCCCAGGAGACCGTGACCGGGACCGTGCGCCTGAAGCTCTACAAGGGCGGGGTCTATCCGCTTGGGCGCAAGTCTCCGTATTCTCTTTACAATCCGGAGCTGGCCACTTTCGAGAAGGATGAGGTGTACAATCAGGCCGACGCAGCCGGATTCATCAAGCTGCACGGCCTTCGCCTGCAGGCCCGCCAGCCTTTTCTGAACAAGATCAAGGGCTAG
- a CDS encoding cytochrome c family protein, giving the protein MEGRVVLNVWHAFLLVCLLWPFSAMAENSYVGTAACKDCHEEQYENFTKYAKKAHSDKSVKIMASDLSEAELATCYGCHTTGFGKPGGFVSYEKTPHLADAGCEVCHGPGSDHAESGGDAELIKGKLTMDDCVGCHNEERVKSFNFKPLLYGGAH; this is encoded by the coding sequence ATGGAAGGACGAGTCGTGCTCAATGTATGGCATGCTTTTTTGCTGGTGTGCCTACTGTGGCCGTTTTCCGCGATGGCGGAAAACTCGTATGTAGGCACTGCCGCATGCAAGGACTGTCATGAAGAACAGTATGAAAATTTCACCAAGTACGCCAAGAAAGCTCATTCGGACAAATCCGTGAAGATCATGGCTTCGGATCTTAGCGAAGCCGAACTTGCAACCTGCTACGGATGCCATACCACGGGGTTCGGCAAGCCTGGCGGGTTCGTCAGCTACGAAAAGACCCCGCATCTGGCTGATGCCGGATGCGAAGTCTGTCATGGTCCGGGAAGTGACCATGCCGAAAGCGGTGGGGATGCGGAGCTGATCAAGGGCAAACTGACCATGGACGACTGCGTTGGCTGCCACAACGAGGAACGGGTCAAGTCATTCAATTTCAAGCCGCTGCTCTACGGCGGGGCGCACTAG